In one window of Agromyces badenianii DNA:
- a CDS encoding lactonase family protein, giving the protein MSESTGTRFWVGASTTGALGSVARGIRPLDVAADGTVALGEPVDVGPNPMFLAISPASGLLGIVHELTDGLVSTWTLEGDTVAPFGRPGVTGAADPCHLAFDEAGELIFAANYSGARLSVHRSGPDAAADVVLAADFTGTGPNHERQESSHPHQAVVDSARHRLLVPDLGADRIRVLALDGLPATLAHDDAADIAMHAGAGPRHLVIAGDLAITANELDRTASVIDLAEGREVAWFSIGDDVEPRGLGCSAIRLTQGGIVLIGDRDAEALRGLRLDAEARTLELVATVPTGGRHPRDLEVTHDERFALVADQGSDSIAVVALDPDGVPTEVVGVVETPAPACLARV; this is encoded by the coding sequence ATGAGCGAGTCGACGGGCACGAGGTTCTGGGTGGGCGCGTCGACGACGGGCGCTCTGGGATCGGTGGCGCGAGGCATCCGCCCCCTGGATGTCGCCGCCGACGGCACGGTCGCGCTCGGCGAGCCGGTCGACGTCGGACCGAACCCGATGTTCCTCGCGATCTCCCCCGCAAGCGGCCTGCTCGGCATCGTGCACGAGCTCACCGACGGTCTCGTCTCCACGTGGACCCTCGAAGGCGACACCGTCGCACCGTTCGGCCGACCGGGCGTCACCGGCGCGGCCGACCCGTGTCATCTCGCCTTCGACGAAGCGGGCGAGCTCATCTTCGCCGCGAACTACTCGGGCGCTCGGCTCTCAGTGCACCGATCCGGCCCGGATGCCGCAGCCGACGTCGTGCTCGCGGCCGACTTCACGGGCACCGGTCCGAACCACGAGCGGCAGGAGTCCTCGCACCCGCACCAGGCCGTCGTCGACTCGGCGAGACACCGGCTGCTCGTGCCCGACCTCGGCGCCGACCGCATTCGGGTGCTCGCCCTCGATGGCCTGCCCGCGACCCTCGCGCACGATGATGCGGCCGACATCGCGATGCACGCCGGCGCCGGTCCCCGTCACCTCGTGATCGCCGGAGACCTCGCGATCACGGCGAACGAGCTCGACCGCACCGCGAGCGTCATCGACCTGGCCGAGGGGCGCGAAGTGGCCTGGTTCTCCATCGGCGACGACGTCGAGCCGCGCGGCCTCGGCTGCTCCGCGATCCGCCTGACGCAGGGCGGCATCGTGCTCATCGGCGATCGCGACGCCGAGGCCCTGCGCGGCCTGCGCCTCGACGCTGAGGCCCGCACGCTCGAACTCGTGGCCACCGTCCCGACCGGCGGGCGGCACCCGCGCGACCTCGAGGTGACGCACGACGAGCGGTTCGCGCTCGTCGCCGATCAGGGCTCCGACTCGATCGCCGTCGTCGCGCTCGACCCCGACGGCGTGCCGACCGAGGTCGTGGGCGTCGTCG